The following nucleotide sequence is from Achromobacter spanius.
ATGCCCAGCGCAATCACCACGTTGATCAGCGACGGCCCCAGCGCCGCCACCAGCGAGATCGCCAGCAGGATGTCCGGGAAGGCCATCATGGCGTCGATCAGGCGCGACACGAACTTGTCGGCCGAGCGGAAGAAACCCGCGATGAGCCCCAGCGCAATGCCCAGCACGCTGGACACGATCACCACCGAAAAACCCACCATCAATGATAGGCGCCCGCCGTAGATGACGCGGCTGAACACATCGCGGCCGAAGTCGTCGGTGCCGAACCAGTGCGCGGCGCCCGGCGCTTTCAGCCGGTTCATGATGGACAGCTTGAAGGGGTCGTACGGGCTGACCCACGGCGCCAGCAGCGCGGCGGCCACCAGCACGATGATCACGATCAGGCTCAACAGCACGGTCTTGCGCGACACCAACAGGCGCAGCACCTGCCAGCGGTCGGCGCCGCCCGAGGATTGGGGAGAAGTTGCAATAGCCATATCAGTAGCGCACCCGGGGGT
It contains:
- a CDS encoding ABC transporter permease, with the protein product MAIATSPQSSGGADRWQVLRLLVSRKTVLLSLIVIIVLVAAALLAPWVSPYDPFKLSIMNRLKAPGAAHWFGTDDFGRDVFSRVIYGGRLSLMVGFSVVIVSSVLGIALGLIAGFFRSADKFVSRLIDAMMAFPDILLAISLVAALGPSLINVVIALGIVYTPRLARIVRASTLVIRELPFVEAARALGVPTWRIVTVHVLRNLVSPILVQGTFIFAYAILAEAGLSFLGVGVSPDIPTWGTMINAGQQYMGSADWIMVFPGIAIVLSVLSLQLVGDGLRDVLDPRLRKEL